The sequence TTGGAACTCATCCCATCTGAGCCAAGGGCAATGGTGACACCCGCATCCATCAACTGGCGAATGGGCGCGATGCCGCTGCAGAGGCGGTGGTTGCTCACCACGTTATGAATAACCGTCGCTCCGGCTTCGGCAATTAACTCAATATCACGATCGGTGAGCCAAATACCATGGGCGATCGCCGTGCGATGGGTCAAAATACCGTGGGTCTTAGCATAGCTAACTACCGACTCTCCTTCACCATAGAAGACGGGCCCTGTCACGGCCTGGGTGCGGGTTTCTAGCATATGGGTATGAATCGGCAGATTAAAATCCGCAGATAAGTCAGCAATCCGGTGCATCAGATCGGGGGTGACGCGTTGGGGAGCCGAGGGAGCCAAGGCTAGGGTTAGGAGCCCATCACGCTGATGCCAGGTTTGATAGAGATCTTTGAATAGGGAAGTCCAATCTTGATCGGATAATCCCTCTAACGTCTCTAACTCCTGACGTAGATCATCTGGCAAAAAATCGCCTAAAAACGGAATGGTTTGATGCAACGGTAGGTTGATTGCATGGTGGGTGAGGCTTACCCGTAGCCCCAGATCTAAGTAAGCTTGAGCTACAGCGGCAAAAATCTCCGGTGTGGCGTAGGGCATTTCGATCAGGTCATCTTGAATTGTCGTTGCTCCCGATTTCACCTGTTCGAGGGCTCCCAACATCGTGCGTAGGTAGCAAAGTCGCGGTGTTAGATGCTGTTGCTGCAGAGGTGGATAGGTGTAGAGCATCCACAACTCTAAGGGCATGGACTCATAACGTCCCTTTTCCAAGATCTCCACTGAGTGAGCGTGGGCATTGACAAATCCTGGAATCAGTAGCTGATCGGTGGCGTCAATGACGTGAGTTTGTGCTGTGGGCGGCTCTAGATTTGGCGCAACTTGGTGAATGCGATCGCCCTCCACCAGCACATCGACTCGTTGGGGTTGCAGATTAAGGGAACCATCTCCTTGGGGTGTGAACGGTAAAACCGTGGCATTTTGGATGAGATAAGAGGTTGCGACCATGGGGATTGCACCGATTGATGGGAGGTTTCAGCCATCATCGATCGCAGAGAGAAATTACGCAAGCGTCTTTTCTCCTAGAAAGGTTGGCTGAGTATGGTCATAGCCAGTTGCTTCTTGGCCAAATAGCCGATTGTGCGCATGGCTTGCTCTACATCTTCCGTCCAGGGCAAGGAGCAATTGAGACGGAAACAGTTGGTATAACCGCTGGAGGCGGAGAAAATGATGCCAGGGGCAATGCTAATATTTTGAGCAAGGGCCTCCTCATAGAGTTGGAGAGAGTCAAACCCGGGAGGCAGCTCTAGCCACAACACATGACCACCATTGGGACGAGTCACCTTGGTTTCCGCAGGAAAATAGTCGCAGATAGCCTGGGTCATCTGGGCCGTTTGCATCTGGTATTTGCGGCGCAACTGCCGCAGGTGGCGATCATAACCACCGTTAGCCAGAAACGCTGCCAGGGTGAGCTGAGGGGCGATCGCTGTCGTTTGGTTCAAGACCCACTTCAATTGCTCCACCTTGGCCTGATAACGACCCGCGATCGCCCAGCCAATCCGCATTCCCGGCGACAGGGTTTTGCTACAAGAAGCGCAGTACAGGACTAGGCCGCTACGATCGAAGGCCTTGATAGCTTTTGGGCGGCTTCCTTCAAAATAAAGATCGCCGTAAATATCATCTTCAATCAACGGCATATCATAGCGCTCTAGCAATTCGGCCAACTGCTTTTTCTTGGCGTCGCCCATGCAGGTGCCGAGGGGATTGCTGAAGTTGGAGACCAGCACACAGGCCGTAATCTGCTGACGCTGCATCGCCATTTCTAAGTAATCCAACGATAGCCCATCCCGAGGGTGGGTTGGTAATTCTAAAACCTTCAGGTGCAGCATTTCTAAGGCTTCAAGCAGCCCATAGTAAGTGGGCGATTC is a genomic window of Candidatus Obscuribacterales bacterium containing:
- a CDS encoding amidohydrolase family protein, whose translation is MVATSYLIQNATVLPFTPQGDGSLNLQPQRVDVLVEGDRIHQVAPNLEPPTAQTHVIDATDQLLIPGFVNAHAHSVEILEKGRYESMPLELWMLYTYPPLQQQHLTPRLCYLRTMLGALEQVKSGATTIQDDLIEMPYATPEIFAAVAQAYLDLGLRVSLTHHAINLPLHQTIPFLGDFLPDDLRQELETLEGLSDQDWTSLFKDLYQTWHQRDGLLTLALAPSAPQRVTPDLMHRIADLSADFNLPIHTHMLETRTQAVTGPVFYGEGESVVSYAKTHGILTHRTAIAHGIWLTDRDIELIAEAGATVIHNVVSNHRLCSGIAPIRQLMDAGVTIALGSDGMSS
- a CDS encoding PLP-dependent aminotransferase family protein, with protein sequence MTPLDLESDKSLYEQVADRLETLIYEGTLKPGDRLPSVRKLREQLSVSISTVLEAYRVLEDRGMICARPQSGYYVRQTALQQPQEPATTDPPKRIYAIDNSLTFRLMHAIQDPKILKLGAAVPVAEHLPLNALNRLMGQVLRQHSAKAHSYDAPPGCVELRREVAKRMLTAGCSINPDQIVTTNGTFEAVYLSLRAVTQPGDTVAIESPTYYGLLEALEMLHLKVLELPTHPRDGLSLDYLEMAMQRQQITACVLVSNFSNPLGTCMGDAKKKQLAELLERYDMPLIEDDIYGDLYFEGSRPKAIKAFDRSGLVLYCASCSKTLSPGMRIGWAIAGRYQAKVEQLKWVLNQTTAIAPQLTLAAFLANGGYDRHLRQLRRKYQMQTAQMTQAICDYFPAETKVTRPNGGHVLWLELPPGFDSLQLYEEALAQNISIAPGIIFSASSGYTNCFRLNCSLPWTEDVEQAMRTIGYLAKKQLAMTILSQPF